DNA from Arthrobacter sp. StoSoilB19:
GGAACTCCGGTTCCCTGCCGCCGGGTTCCTCCGGTTCCCACCGGCCGGCCTGGCTGGCGGCTTTGGGCCGCCGCCGCTGGGTCGCCGCCCTGGTGGTGCTGGCACTTGTGGTGGCTGCCGGAGTCGCGGTCTTCAGCCTGAGCCGCTCCGGCCAGCAAGCGCAGCCTGCAGCCACCCAAACCGAGTCGCCCAGCCCGACGCCGACGCCCACACCCACCCCGACCCCCTCTGAAACTCCCCCGCCCGCTCCTGCTCCCCCACCGCCGCCTGCCCCGATCCCGGACCTGCCCGCCGCCCCGATGAACATCCTCGTCATCGGCAGCGACATCCGTGACACTCCCGCACGCGACGCCGCCGCCCACACTGCAGCCACCGGTGAACCCTCAGACCAGAGGGCGGACACCCTGATGGTGGTCCATGTCCCTGCCGACCGCCGGAACCTCTACCTCGTCTCCATCAACCGCGACAACTGGGTGGACATCCCCGGCTTCGGCAGCGCCAAGATCAATTCCGCGCTCCAGTATGGCGGGATCGACCTGCAAACCGCCACGGTGCAGCAGCTGCTGGGAATTACCATCGACCACACCCTGATGCTCGACTTTGGCGGGTTCAAGCTCCTGGTGGACGGCCTGGGCGGCATCGACGTCAATGTGCCGATGTCCTTCCAGTCCTCGATCGAAACCCAGCACGTCTTCACCCAGGGCATGAACCACCTGGACGGACAGGCCGCCCTGGAATTTTCCCGCGAGCGCTACGCGTTCTCCGACGGCGATTTCCAACGGGTCCGCGACCAGCAGATCATGCTCCGTGCCATCCTGGCCCGCCTCACCGGGGGCGGTGCCCTGAACGACGTCAACGCCGTGCGGTCGCTGGTCGACTTTGCCTCCTGCTGCCTCACGGTGGACAAGGGATTCGATCCCGTCCAGGCAGCCATCCTGGCCTACAGCCTGCGCAATCTGGATACTAACGCCATCGGCACCATGACGCTTCCGACGGCGGGCTCCGGATTCGTTGCCGGGCAGTCCGTACTGTTTCCGGACTACGGAGGCATCGCGGCCGTGGGGGCGGCACTTCGGGAGGGCCGGATCGGCGACTTCGCGAGGC
Protein-coding regions in this window:
- a CDS encoding LCP family protein; the encoded protein is MSIPGGSDPSGPGNSGNSGSLPPGSSGSHRPAWLAALGRRRWVAALVVLALVVAAGVAVFSLSRSGQQAQPAATQTESPSPTPTPTPTPTPSETPPPAPAPPPPPAPIPDLPAAPMNILVIGSDIRDTPARDAAAHTAATGEPSDQRADTLMVVHVPADRRNLYLVSINRDNWVDIPGFGSAKINSALQYGGIDLQTATVQQLLGITIDHTLMLDFGGFKLLVDGLGGIDVNVPMSFQSSIETQHVFTQGMNHLDGQAALEFSRERYAFSDGDFQRVRDQQIMLRAILARLTGGGALNDVNAVRSLVDFASCCLTVDKGFDPVQAAILAYSLRNLDTNAIGTMTLPTAGSGFVAGQSVLFPDYGGIAAVGAALREGRIGDFARP